The Ischnura elegans chromosome 1, ioIscEleg1.1, whole genome shotgun sequence genome contains a region encoding:
- the LOC124169572 gene encoding zinc finger matrin-type protein 5, which translates to MGKRYYCDYCERTFIDDIQARRKHLLGLKHTIRVKEHYASFKDPKTILTEELAKAPCHRFQRSGECPFGINCRHSHYAPEKLNQLSEEVRRIEEAKKADVLNEQSKLNDELSKDPGLPTWLLKKTCVIPSASSNVGDEDDSEDIYTGLEDSALMNVLTGCKDFQITSNLNVDAVHLPPSLRLMSADDLLRMSLDSWEDWG; encoded by the exons atgGGGAAGAGATATTACTGTGATTACTGTGAGCGTACATTTATTGACGATATTCAAGCCAGGAGAAAGCATTTATTAGGATTGAAACATACTATTCGTGTCAAGGAGCATTATGCATCATTCAAAG ATCCGAAAACTATTCTTACCGAGGAGCTAGCAAAAGCACCTTGTCATAGGTTTCAAAGATCTGGGGAGTGCCCTTTCGGAATCAACTGCCGGCACTCTCACTACGCGCCTGAAAAGCTGAATCAACTCTCCGAAGAAG TTCGTAGAATTGAAGAGGCGAAGAAAGCTGATGTACTTAACGAGCAAAGTAAGCTGAATGACGAATTGTCGAAGGATCCAGGCCTACCCACATGGCTGTTGAAGAAGACCTGCGTCATACCTTCTG CCTCCTCTAATGTTGGTGATGAAGATGACAGTGAAGATATATACACTGGACTTGAAGATTCAGCTCTAATGAATGTTCTTACTGGATGCAAAGACTTTCAAATAACATCAAATCTCAACGTAGATGCCGTTCATCTCCCTCCTTCATTGAGACTTATGTCCGCTGATGACTTGCTAAGAATGTCCTTAGACTCCTGGGAGGATTGGGGCTAA